Proteins encoded within one genomic window of Brenneria nigrifluens DSM 30175 = ATCC 13028:
- the alsA gene encoding D-allose ABC transporter ATP-binding protein AlsA produces MVTPYISMVGIGKSFGPVHALKSVDLTVYTHEIHALLGENGAGKSTLMKVLSGIHDPTKGTITINNVNYDKLDHKLAAQLGIGIIYQELSVIDELTVLENLYIGRHLTKKIFGVNIIDWKEMRLRAAMMLLRVGLKVDLDAKVANLSISHKQMLEIAKTLMLDAKVIIMDEPTSSLTNKEVDYLFLIMNQLRKEGTAIVYISHKLAEIRRICDRYTVMKDGGSVCSGMVRDVTNDDIVRLMVGRELQNRFNAMKESAGNVERDTVFEVKNITSRDKKRVRDISFSVNRGEIFGFAGLVGSGRTELMNCLFGVEKRGAGEIWLNGKVISPRSPLDALKKGMAYITESRRDNGFFPNFSIAQNIAISNSLKRGGYKGAMGLFNEAEERKIAEAQRDLLALKCRSVEQNIGELSGGNQQKVLISKWLCCEPEVIIFDEPTRGIDVGAKAEIYKVMRRLADEGKVILMVSSELPEIITVCDRIAVFCEGRLTNILRNRDDISEEEIMAWALPQE; encoded by the coding sequence ATGGTCACGCCATATATTTCGATGGTGGGGATCGGCAAATCCTTTGGTCCGGTTCACGCATTAAAATCGGTTGATTTAACGGTTTATACCCATGAAATACATGCGTTATTAGGGGAGAATGGCGCCGGTAAATCAACGTTGATGAAAGTATTATCGGGGATCCACGACCCGACCAAAGGCACCATTACCATCAATAATGTTAATTACGACAAACTTGATCATAAACTCGCGGCGCAGCTCGGTATCGGCATTATTTATCAGGAACTCAGCGTTATTGATGAATTAACCGTGCTGGAGAATTTATATATCGGCCGCCATCTGACTAAAAAGATTTTTGGCGTCAATATTATTGACTGGAAAGAGATGCGCCTGCGCGCCGCGATGATGTTATTGCGCGTGGGTTTAAAGGTTGACCTTGATGCGAAGGTGGCGAATTTATCCATTAGCCATAAGCAGATGCTGGAAATCGCCAAGACATTAATGCTTGATGCCAAAGTCATTATTATGGATGAACCCACCTCTTCATTAACGAATAAAGAAGTGGATTATCTTTTTTTGATCATGAATCAGTTGCGTAAAGAAGGAACTGCGATTGTCTATATCTCGCATAAATTGGCGGAAATTCGCCGGATTTGCGATCGCTATACGGTCATGAAAGACGGCGGCAGCGTGTGCAGCGGCATGGTCCGCGACGTGACGAACGATGACATCGTGCGTCTGATGGTGGGTCGTGAGCTGCAAAATCGCTTCAATGCGATGAAAGAAAGCGCCGGCAACGTCGAGCGCGATACGGTATTCGAGGTGAAAAACATCACCAGTCGCGACAAAAAGAGAGTGCGCGACATCTCTTTCAGCGTCAATCGCGGTGAAATCTTCGGCTTTGCCGGGCTGGTCGGCTCCGGGCGTACCGAACTGATGAACTGTCTGTTCGGGGTGGAGAAACGCGGTGCCGGTGAAATTTGGTTAAATGGCAAAGTCATTTCCCCGCGCTCACCGCTGGACGCGCTTAAAAAAGGCATGGCGTACATCACCGAAAGTCGCCGTGACAACGGCTTTTTCCCCAACTTTTCCATTGCGCAAAACATTGCGATCAGCAACAGCCTGAAACGAGGCGGCTATAAGGGCGCAATGGGCCTGTTCAATGAAGCGGAAGAACGCAAAATCGCTGAAGCGCAACGAGATCTGCTGGCGTTGAAGTGCCGCTCCGTTGAGCAAAATATTGGCGAACTATCCGGTGGAAACCAGCAAAAGGTCCTGATTTCCAAATGGTTATGTTGTGAACCTGAAGTGATTATTTTCGATGAACCCACGCGCGGCATTGACGTCGGCGCGAAGGCTGAAATCTACAAGGTGATGCGCCGACTGGCTGACGAAGGCAAGGTCATTCTGATGGTTTC